Genomic window (Streptomyces yatensis):
GTTCGCCGCGGCCCAGATCGCCGCCAGCGCGAAGACCGGGGGACTCAAGACCAATCCCCAAGAAGACCACCGCACCCAGGCCATGTTCTTCCTGCCCGCCGACACCGCCCGCCACCTGACACAACTGTGCCGCACCCACCGCACCACCCTCGAAGAAGGCCTGGCCAAACAGACCGCCACCAAGAAGCCGGCCCCCGCACTCCTGCCCACCGACGAGATCACCGCCCAGCTCACCCGCCGCACCGCCAGCATCAGCCTCTTCGGGCGCATGCTCACCGAAATCCACGACGGCCACATCCAAGCCGCCGTACAGATGGCCCCGGCCTTCACCGTCCACCGCAGCGAGCCCCAGCCGGACTTCTTCACCGCCGTCGATGACTGGCCCCGCCCTGGCGAAGCAGGCAGCGCCCACCTCAACACCGCCTACCGCTCCACCGGACACTTCTACCGCTTCGCGACCGTCAACACCACCACACTCCTGGCCAACCTGAACGGCGACACCACCACCGCCCGCACCCTCATCGACCTGTTCACCCAGGCATTCATCATGACCATGCCCCGCGGCGGACAGACCTCCGCAGCCGCGCACACCGTGCCCGACCTCGTCCACTACGTCGTACGTGACCGCCGACCCGTCTCCTACGGCGCCGCCTTCGAACAACCCGTCCGCTCCCACGGCCAGGGCTACGTCCTGCCCGCCCGCCAGGCCCTCACCACGTACGCCACCACCATCGACCGCCTCATCGGCACCCGCCACCGCATCACCCACGGCCACGCCACCACCGCCGGCACCCCCATCGGAGAACTGGGCACCCACCACACCGGTTTCGATGACCTCGCCGCCACCTGCGCCCGCACGGCCCTGCCCGACACCCCCAGCCAGGCCGCCGCATGAGCCGCGGACTGGTCCTGCGCGCAGCCGGCCTCCTGCAGTCCTACGGCGAGGCAGGCACCTTTCACCACCGCGACACCACAACCTTCCCCACCCGGTCCGCACTGATCGGCATGTTCGCCGCCGCCCAGGGACGCACCGCCGAACACGCCCTGGACCCTTACCCCGAACTGCCGGGCACCCCCAGCCACCGCGACCTTGCCCTCACCATCCGCGTCGACTGCCCCGGCACCCCTACCGCGACTGGCACACCACCGGCGGCGGACGCCCCCACCGCCAAGGCCTGCACACCAGCGACGGGAAATACCGCACCCAAAACAGATCCACGCACATCTCCCAACGGGACTATCTGACCGGCGCCGTCTTCACCATCGCCGTCCAAGGCCCCGCCCGCTCCTGGCGCACATCGCCACCACACTCACCACCCCGCGCTTCTCCCCCTACCTCGGCCGACGCGTCTGCCTGCCCGACGAACCCTCCTCATCCACACCGACATCCCCGACCCCGAAACCGCCCTGCGCGACCGCGTCCCCCTCAGCCTCGCCCACCCACCCCGCCCCGGCCAGACCCACGTGCCCATCGACTTCTGGGCCGAACACCCCCCACACCCCGGCACCCCACCCGACCGCGAAACCCCGAGCGAACCAGCCGACTTCACCCACACCCGCCGCCACCACCTGCTCCGCCCCCTGTGGAGAACCACCGAACCACTCCCCACCACCCTCTACGCCGGACCCCGGCCCATCGACACCCTCACCGACTACATCCTCAAGGACACCCCATGCCGGCAACCCTGACCCGCATCATCCTCAACCGCCACCACCGCAGAGCCTGCAACGACCTCGCCTACCGACCCGGCCTCCACAAAACCATGATGCGCCTCCTGCCCCACCCCGACGGCCCCCACCCCCGCAAAGCCGGCGGCCTCCTTTTCCGCCTCGACCCCGGCCTCGACCCCGTCCTCCTCGTCCAAACCGCCGACACCCCACACCTCGCCGGCCTCCCCGACGGCTACGGAGACATCACCACCCGCGACCTCACCCCCATCCTGACCGGCCTCACTCCCCACCTCCCCGTGCGCTACCGCATCACCGCCGCCCCCGTCGTCAGCCGCAGCGCCGACGCCGTACCCCACCCCGTCACCGGACGCCTCCGCGGCAAACTCACCCCCCTGACCGGACCGGACGCCATCGCCTGGTGGCAACGCCGCGCCCCGGCCGCCGGCCTGCACCTCACCAGCCTCCCCGCAGCCACACCCTGCCCCTTCCCCTCTCCCCGCCCAGGACCCTACGAGCGCCTGACCCAGTTCGACGGCACGGCCACCATCAGCGAACCGGCCCTCCTCGACACCGCGATCCGCGAAGGCATCGGCCGCGGCAAGGCCTACGGAGCCGGCCTGCTCACCCTCACCCCCGGCTGAACCATCCCGCCCTCCACGAAGCACGAAAGGCACCCCCCGCCATGCAACCGCCCCTGCCCGCTCCCGACGACACCCGGCTGCGAGCCCTGGCAGTCAGCCGCCTGCTACACCACAGCGAACTCGGCACCCTCGCCCCCGGGCACACCCGCGCCGTATGCGACGCCTTCGGCGTCACCTCCCGTACCGTCCGCCGCTGGATGAAAAACGCCGCGGCCAACAACGGCACCTACACCCCACAGGGCCGCCCCGCCTACCAGCTCACCGACCACGCCATCGAAGTCATCGCACGATTGCGGGGCAACGTCACCGCCGCCTACAAGGAACTCAAAGAAGAACCCTTCAAGGACGAGAAACTCCCTTCCCCGGCCACGTTCCACCGGGCAGCCCAACGCCACTGGAACAAAGGACAGCGCGCCGGCCTGAGCGGAGGAGAAAGCGCCCGCCGCCGCTACGACATCCACGGAGAACGCGAACACCACCACCGCAACTATGCCTGGGAAACCGACCACGTCGAAGCCAGCGTCCCCGTCATCCTCGACGGCCACGTCCGCAAACCATGGATCACCTGGTTCATCGACTGCGCCACCAAATGTATCTGCGGCGTCGCCATCACCCCCCAGACACCCAGCAGGGAAAGCATCCTCGTCGCCCTGCGCGACGCCATCCTCACCGAAGCGCCGCACAACCCCTATGGCGGGATCCCCGACCGCATCCGCGTCGACGGCGGCCGCGACTTCCTCTCCCGCACCGTCGGCCAGGCACTCGGCTCGCTCGGCACTGAAACACATCGTGCTGCCGCCCCGCCGCCCCGACCTGAAAGCCACCGTCGAAGCAGCCAACGGCGCCATCAAAAAAACCCTCTTCGCCGACTTCCCCGGCTACACCGAAGCCCCCACCCTGTCAGGCGGCAAACCCGTCGACCCGACCAGCCCCTCCTGCACTTCGAAGGCTTCGTCGCCCTCGTCCTCGACTGGATCCGCAAACGCAACACCGTCCACACCATGGACAAACTCGACGGAAAAACCCCCGAGCAGGCATGGACGGACGACCTCACCCCCATCTTCGATGTCCCTGCCGAAGACCTGCACACCCTCACCCTTGAGCGCGCCGGTAAACCCCTGACCATCAACAACAGCGGCGTCCGCTGGCGCAAACGCGACTACATCGCCGAATGGATGCACGGCCACGCCGGCGAAAAGGTCCACCTGCGCCACCTCCTGCACCACGACCACCGCGTCGAGCTCTACGAGCCCGGCACCCTCCGCCACCTCGGCCCCGCCTTCCTCACCGATCAGGTGACCCCCGCCCAGCGCAGAGCACTCGACCGAGCCCGCCGCAGCGAGGCCGACCGACTGCGCAACGCACTCAAAAAGGCCGAGAGGAACCGCAACGCACGCTACGAAGCCGTCACCGAAGCACGCCCACCCCGACGGCTGGACGCCCTCACCCAGGACGAAGCGACCGAACAACTACGCGAACTCAACGCCACCAGCCAGGCATTCGAACCGCTCCCGGACTTCATTCCGCTTCCCGAACCCTCCGACGACCTGACCATGCCCCTGGACCACCGCCCCAACCAGCCCGAGGACGAACACCCCGACGACCAGACCGGACTCCGAACATGACCCAGCCACCCGCCCCCGCCTGCCGGCTTCCCGACCCCATCCACGACCACTACCAGCGCCTCGCCGGAGCCCACACGGTAGGCACCAAGGCAGCCCGCGAAACGGAACAACTCATCAAGGAGGCCATCGAGCACCACTCCATCATCTGCATCCACGGACAAGTCGGCCTCGGCAAGACCTTCGCCGTCCACCGCGCCCTGCGTAAATTCGCCCCCACAACACCGTCCGCCTCCGCTTCGACGCCAGCGCCACCAAGACCGAGGTCTACCACGCCTTCTGGCGCGCCCTCGCCCTGCCGGGCAAGCCCCTCGACAACCTCGCCGCCTGCAAAGGCGACATCCGACAGGCCCTCGCCAGCCAGCCCCACGTCCTGCTCATCGACGAAGTCCAGAACATCAACACCTCGCTCATGGAGAGCGCCCGGATCCTGTGGGACGAAGAGACAAACCCCCTCACCGTCATCCTCGTCGGCAGCGGCAACACCCGCCAACGAGTCCTGCGCCACGCACCCCTGCACTCCCGCCTCTACCAGGCCCAGCAGTTCAGACCACTGAGCCTTGCCGAGGTCTTCAACAACATCCCTCCCTACCACGCCGTGTGGAACGACGCCGACCAGGACCTCCTGGCCTTCACCGACGACGCAGGCGCACACGGCTACTTCCGTAACTGGGCCAAGATCACCTTCCATGCCCAGGAAGCCCTGAAGAAGAACCCCGAACTCACGATGAGCAAAGAACTCATCCGCTGGATCCTCGGTCGGCTCGACACCACCACCCGTCACTCCTGAACCCGCCGGAGCGGGCCCGCAGACAGGGGAGGTGAGCAGTCCTTGTCGGAGCGAACTTCAGTCGCTGCAACCACCAGGCTCCCACCGACGACCGCGCTGGCACAGGCCGGTGGATCGCCATCGACGAGTCCGGTTACCACGGCGATCAACTCCACGGCGGCGACCGTTACGTGATCATAGCCTCGGTGGCCATCGACGACGCGGAAGCAGCCGGATCGTGGACACGCTGCGACGAGAGGCGGGAATCCAGAAGTCCGCGACAGAGGTGAAGCTCCAGAAGATGTTCACCGGCGGGGAAGCCGGTCAGCGCCGTCGGCTCTTGGGCGAACTGCTGGCACCCGGCGCGCCCTTGCACGACCGTGCTTCGGTGTACGTGATCGACAAGCACTACTTTGTCGCGGCCAAGCTCGTAGACCTCGTGCTGGAGGATACGCCTACGCTCGCCGCCGCAAGGCCCCCCAGGCGAAGAAGGCGGCAGAGGTCCTGGACATGCTGCGCAAGACCCGCCCAGAAGCCGATGAGTTCGCCCGTGAGCGTCCGGCCGAGGCCACACCGACCGGAGAGCACGGCCTCCTGGACGACACTACGGACCTCCTCGTCACCGCGGTGCCCACGGTCATTCTCCACGCGTCGATACGCTACGGCGGCAAGCCCCAGGTCCTCGCGGACGACCAGAGGCTGCTGACTGACGACAAACTCGACGTCCTGGAACGCGGGGCCACGGCCGTGGGCTTGGTCCACGGCCTCATCAACGGGGCCGTCACCGAAACTGAAGCTCGGACCGCTCACTGCGGAGGACGGCCCGCGGTGAATACCGGGGCCGACGGGTGCTAGGGAGCGCCGTCGACTCTGCTTGTTCGTCTTCGGTCACCGCCGCCAGCGGGTGACCGGCCACGCGCCGCTATGCGCCGCCACGGGCCTGCCCATCTTGTCAGGGACGCGGGTGCCCAGACCGGCTTGCTGTCCGGATGTGTCGGACAGGACCCTAAGCCTGCCCAGCGAGCACTCTTCTGGCGCTCCCTTGAACCCTGCGGCCAGGATCTCGAACGCCTCCCCTTGACCACCGGCGCTCCGAGTTCGTGCAGGTCAGCCACCAGAACCTAGCGCCACATCAGGTGGGGGCTTGTACGGTCGTCGTCGGTGAGCGTGCGCTCGCCTATGTGACGGGTGGCGCCCTCGGTGAAATAGCTGCGGTGGGCTGCCCACAGGCCGGCGTAGAAGTGCCGGAAGATGAAGTCCATGAACCGTCCCACGTGCATAGGTGCGGCACAGGCGATTCGGCACTGTATGGAGTTGAGGGTCAGATGTGAGGCAGGGTGTCCCGGAGCGGCGGATGCCGGGTCGTAGTCGAAGCGTATGGCCGAGTGCAGCACCATACTGGTGGGGGTGTCTGCGGCGTAGATGTTCACGACGTCCAGTAGTGGTTCGACACGGACGAGGTCTGGGTCCATGCGGTAGGGCGTGGGTATGTAGGCGAGCCGGTGGCCGGCGGCAGGCCCGTCACCCACAACCGATCTCTACCGCGACCGCAACACGGTCGAGCGGGCCATCAACAGGATGAAGGACTGGCGAGGCATCGCGACCCGCTACGACAAGACGCCCGAGAGCTACCTCGCCGGACTTCATCTCCGCGCAGCGACCATCTGGATCAGCAACATCCTAAAAGCCCAATGATCACAACTGGAGACAGTCCCTAGTGACCTGTGGGTTCGAGGCTCGGCGGGCCGTGTTTTGCTCACTTTACCGGAGCCGGATGTTTCGGTGAGGGCGTTGCTGGGTGGGGCGCCCCGGCAGGCTATCTCTGATCCTGACCTCCGGCCGGGCCGCCGCCGCGACGGCGACCGTTGCTGCTCGGCGTGGCAGGAGCGCGCTGGGGCGACGCTGAGTCCGGGCAGTCCGGGGGGAATGCCGCCGGCGCGTCCCGGCGGGAGGTCGTCGCGTACGGCGCGGCCGCCCCGCCGTCGGCTTTGCGTCATTCCCGACACGCCCGGTGGTCAAGGCATGCTTGACATCGCAGTGAAAGGCCGGGACCGGAACCGTTCGAACGGGTGACCTGAGGCGAGGCTGCGCTGCCCGCTTCGCGTACGCGACTCTCCCCATGCGGCCTAATTTATATGTCGTCACGAACTGACCTCTCATTGATTCTCTTGCATGGTTTTCCGTCACATGCGGCTTTTGGGGTTGTGGGCGCGATGACCTCTTTGCACGCTGATGAGCAGATGTCATCACAACCGTGAGCACGTGCAGGGGGACGCGTTGGACGCCGAAATTGATGTCATGGCCGTGGCAACTCAGAGTGTCGCCGCACTGGTGACAGAGATGGTCCGCGGAGGATGGGATGCGGTCCGGGGCGCGTTCGCCCGCTTCCTGCACCGCGACGGACAAGCAGCCGACCGGCAGCTGGCCCTGTTCGACGAGGCGGCACAGACCCTGGCCAGCGGGCGGACACGCCCGACAGCGAGGAGAGGCGACGCCTGGAGAACCGCCTGGTCCTTCAACTGGCTGCCTATCTCGACCGCTTTCCCGACATGGCGGACGAACTGCGCGCTCTGCTGCCCGATGACACGCCCGCGTCAGGAGCACAAGGCCCGCCGCTGAGCGCGCAGCACAACACCCACAGCCAGGTCGTGCAAGCACTCGGCAACGTGGACGCCGGCAGCGGTGGCATCAACTACGGCGTCTCGCCACGCGCGGCGGACGCGTGACCGGGCCGTGACGTCTCCCACCGCACACTCCACCGGCCTCCCACCCGCCCAGCCCACGATCAGCGCCAGCGACAACTCCTACTCCACCATCTACCAGGCAGCAGGCGACATCAACCTGCACCAACGCCCGACACTGCCGACATTCCCCGTGACGGACAGCGAGATCAAGGCCGTACGCCGCGCCTGGGTCAAAATCACGCCCGCCAACACCCCGCTGACAACGGCCGACCAGATCCTGAAGCTGCTGCGCGAAGATGAGCCGATCGTCGTCATCAGCGGCCCGCCCGGTACCGGAAAGACCGCCGCCGCACTGCGGGCCCTGACCGACTTCGCCTCCAGCGCTCCGCACCGGACTCAGCGCGAGGACGGCTCCACCTCAGGCACGTCCTGCCCGACTGGGACGGTCCCGACTCCGACCTGCTGCCCGCGAACCAGGCCGCGGCTACATCCTCGACGTGGCGGGAGAAACCTGGAGCGACCCGCCCGCAGCCGCCCGACAAATCCTTGGACACGCCGACACGCTGCGGCACAGGGGCTCATGCCTCATCGTCATCACCGGTGCAGCCAACTGGCCGAGCGGACACGACCCGCAGATGGGCCGCATCGCCATCACAGCCGAAGCCCCCCGCGGAGACCTAGTACTGGAACGCCACCTCAACGTCCTCTACCCGGATCCGGACAAGATCGGCTGGCTCGCCAGCCATGACGGCAAGGACAGTGGCGGACTGACGGACCTGCTGCGGCCCGACATGCCGCCGGGAGAGGCTGCCGGCCGCGCTGTCGCACTCAGCCGCATCGACGCCACACGACCCGATGCCCTGAGCAGGGCACGGGATGCGATGACCGGATGGCAGCACCTCGTCGCGGCAACCTTCGCCGACACCGAGGGCAGCGCCGACGATCGGGCCCTGCTGCTCGCGGCCATCGTCCTGGACGGGAACAGCTCAACCGATGTCCTCAAGGCCGCCCGAACGCTACTTCAGCAAGATGAGCACCGCGCCATCACCGACATTCTTACTGCGCCCGCCCTCGCCACCCGCCTCGAGAAGGTGCAGGCCAAAGTCGAGGCCAGCGCGTCAGCTTCGACCACCTGCCCGGCTACCCCGACGCAGTGCTGCGCTACGTCTGGCGTCGCTCAGCGACGCCAGCAGCCGCTGCTGGAACTGGATCCAGAAGCTCACCACCCCCAAGGGCCCTGCCGCACCCCGCATCGACGCCCTCGCTGGGCTGCTGGCCGACCTCGCCGTCGCCGAGCACGACCTCAAACCCCTCGACATCACCCAGGCCTGGCCCAAGCCGGCTCACCAGGGCAACGGGCCGCCGCCACCATGCTCGCCACCGCTGCCCAACACCCACCCTGGGCTCGGAGGTCCGCGCCCGGCTGCGGACCTGGGCATCGAACCCCCGGAAGGCACCGCCACGGTCACAGCCGTCGCCTGCCAGGGCGAGTTCGCCTCCCTCTACCCACGCCAGGCCCTGACCTGCCTGCGATGGGTCCTGGACCGGCCGCGTCACGACCAGGCCGTCACCGAAGCAGCCCAAGCCCTGCGCACCATGGCCTCCAACCTCCACCTCCTGCCGAAGGTCTGGGACGCCGTCACCGCCTGGAGAAGCGGCCCCGCACAAGGCGAGCGAGGCCACCGGGCCGGACGCAGGGCCTTCATCGCCCTGCTCACCCCCCAGGCCGACCCATCGCCGGCCCCCCTCCTGCTCGCCAACGCGCTCACCGACCCAGCAACCGCCGACGACCTCGCCGCCGGCTGGTGCGCCGTGCTGGAAGAACCCGCCTTCGACGAGCCAGCCGAAACACTGCTGACCGACTGGGCCCAGGCCGTCGCCGACGCCGCCCTCGACAGGCAAGCCGTCATCCGCATCCTCGACCGCGTCATCGACCAGCACCTCATGACCGGCCCCATGGCAGCCTTCCTCATGGGCCGCGAAGGCCACGCCCACACCCCCGCCGCCGTCATCGACTGCGCAAACACCTCATGATCAGCTACCGCGCGCCGGCACCACCCGGCCCGGAGCCGCACGAGCCGATCCACCCGAAACCCCGACCGCGCCGAACCGGCGCCGCGGGCGCCGACTCTCCGCCAGCCGGACCCCTCGCCACGCACCCACATGCACTCGCCGATGCTGCCCCCTCGCTCAACGGGCTCGGACGGGAGAGCGCATGACCCACACCACCCGGCGAGCTCGCCACCGCGCGCTGCGGCGAGGCGTCACCGACTTCCCCGCTCTCCTGCGCAGTTCCGCCCGGCATCCACTTCACGCCCTCATCACCGCCACGGTCCTCACCGACCCCGATAGCGCCAACGACACGGACCTCATCGCCAACCACATCCGGCAGGCCCTGCGATCCGCCGCAGCCGAGGCCCTGCGCGAGCAGGACCCCACCGACCTCCCTGCCGCCCGCGACGCCTGCAACCGTCACCTGAGCACCCCCGCACCACCGCCACGGCATCAAGGTGACGGCCGCCGCCCGCCTCACTCTGGCCCCGGACGACCAGGCCGCAGTAAACGAACTCCTCACCGCGGCCCGCACCCAGGGCATCAAAGACACCCTGGAAAGCCAGCGCACCCAGGCGCTCGCGAACGACTCGCCCACCCCGCAGCCCTCCTGGCCTGGCTGCTTTCCAACTCCACCACCGACCTGGCCGGCCTGCCGGACGACAAGGCCCTGGCCGACACCGCAGAGCGCCTCGCCCGCTACCCCGCTCCGAAGGCGAGCCCTTCGAAGTCCAAGTCCTCGCCCTCGTACGGGACTTCTTCGACCAGTTCCCCCGCCAAGAGCAAAGCGCATGCTCATGCAACTCCTCGCCGACGCCATGCGCGGAGCCCGCCAACCCGCACACGCGGACAAGATCCAAGAACTCTCGAGAACACAACGAACCCCGCCGGCACTGTCCCGGCCATGACCCCCACCCTGCTGCGCTGCCTGCTGTCCCCCTCACCAGCTGGTACGCCCTGAGGCTGATGCGCCGAGCCCGCCGCGAAACACACCGCACTACCCACCTTTGACGCCGCCTGGCGCCGCGCCCGGGTACAACGCCACCCGACGAAGCCCCGTACCTGCTGTACGGGCACGGCGCACCTGACCCTCATACCCGCGCTACCCCCACCGAGGACCAGACACGTCCCGACCGGCCGTGACCCCAACCGGCGCCACGGGCAGCAAGTGCCCGAGTCAGTGTCCTGCGCGCTGCCGACTGGGGGGAAGGCCATCATGACCCGCTACGCCGCCTGACGGCAGCTACGTAAACACGGCGGCGGCCATCTCGAACTCGACCTCGGCGCACAGATCTTGACGTACATCGAACCCTGACCGGCTCCCGCTCCGCCGTACTCCTCTACAGCGGCGATGGAGGACCCGGCTCCGGACATCTGCCCGCACGCGTCTGTGCGGCAGACTCCCATGAACATAGGGAAGGGCGTAGTTGCCGCACTCGCTCGGCGAGGCCATCGACAGCCCCCCACATGCGTGGGGAGCACTCGGCCCATGATGGGGCCGCAGTTTACGCCTCCGACAGACCCCCACATGCGTAGGGAGCACGCTTGCTGGCCTGCAGGGTCAGCATCTTACGTGAGTGATTTTGCTCATCCTCGGGGCCGACCACACCGAAGAACGCTCCTATGGCTCCGCCACCAGCGGCGGTTTCGACGCAAACCGACTTCGCCCGCCGCGTCGACGCTGCCAGCGGCGGTGTCACCGCGGCCGTACACCAATGGCTGGTGGAGACCAGCCGTATCCGCCCCGACGCCGAGATCATTGACCTTGAGATTCGTACCTGGTGCCCGCGCTGACCGAGACCAGGCAAGCGATCTTCACCCGGCACGCAGGCTCCGGAATCCCGACACCAGCTTCTCCGAAGAGGAAGCGGTTCATCACAGCCCACAGCCCGAGCGGCCTGTCGGGCTGATGACCCTGTCGTCATGCGGCCCCGAGCCCAGGCACGCCATCACCTGCGCCTGCCCGACGACGCCTACGGCACCGAGGAAGCGCACCGACACGTCACCGCACGGCCGGCCGCCCACCCGGACCTCCCCCGATACGACGGTCGACTCGAAACTAAGGGGAGGAGCTCATCCCGAGCTGAACGCTGGCCCTGTCTCTCAGACCCTCGCCTCGACCATCAGCCATATGCCGATGACATGGGTGACAGCGTGGCACCAACGCATGAACGGGCACATGAGTCTGATTTCGCATATGCCCGGCCGTGATGAAACCGATCGCGCCGTCAGTGAGCCATATGCGGTGGTGATGGGAGAGCGCGCTCTCCATGCAATGCGCGAGTGCGCTCCCGCGC
Coding sequences:
- a CDS encoding type I-E CRISPR-associated protein Cas6/Cse3/CasE, with the protein product MPATLTRIILNRHHRRACNDLAYRPGLHKTMMRLLPHPDGPHPRKAGGLLFRLDPGLDPVLLVQTADTPHLAGLPDGYGDITTRDLTPILTGLTPHLPVRYRITAAPVVSRSADAVPHPVTGRLRGKLTPLTGPDAIAWWQRRAPAAGLHLTSLPAATPCPFPSPRPGPYERLTQFDGTATISEPALLDTAIREGIGRGKAYGAGLLTLTPG
- the cas5 gene encoding CRISPR-associated protein Cas5, with product MSRGLVLRAAGLLQSYGEAGTFHHRDTTTFPTRSALIGMFAAAQGRTAEHALDPYPELPGTPSHRDLALTIRVDCPGTPTATGTPPAADAPTAKACTPATGNTAPKTDPRTSPNGTI
- the cas7e gene encoding type I-E CRISPR-associated protein Cas7/Cse4/CasC encodes the protein MTAARFLDIHALHPSTAANLNSDESGEPKTLELGGAIRTMISSQAWKRPIRLAVEEELDEHAARTRMVPPTVTDALRAEGWTEDLASFAAAQIAASAKTGGLKTNPQEDHRTQAMFFLPADTARHLTQLCRTHRTTLEEGLAKQTATKKPAPALLPTDEITAQLTRRTASISLFGRMLTEIHDGHIQAAVQMAPAFTVHRSEPQPDFFTAVDDWPRPGEAGSAHLNTAYRSTGHFYRFATVNTTTLLANLNGDTTTARTLIDLFTQAFIMTMPRGGQTSAAAHTVPDLVHYVVRDRRPVSYGAAFEQPVRSHGQGYVLPARQALTTYATTIDRLIGTRHRITHGHATTAGTPIGELGTHHTGFDDLAATCARTALPDTPSQAAA
- a CDS encoding DUF2290 domain-containing protein — its product is MDPDLVRVEPLLDVVNIYAADTPTSMVLHSAIRFDYDPASAAPGHPASHLTLNSIQCRIACAAPMHVGRFMDFIFRHFYAGLWAAHRSYFTEGATRHIGERTLTDDDRTSPHLMWR
- a CDS encoding Mu transposase C-terminal domain-containing protein gives rise to the protein MQPPLPAPDDTRLRALAVSRLLHHSELGTLAPGHTRAVCDAFGVTSRTVRRWMKNAAANNGTYTPQGRPAYQLTDHAIEVIARLRGNVTAAYKELKEEPFKDEKLPSPATFHRAAQRHWNKGQRAGLSGGESARRRYDIHGEREHHHRNYAWETDHVEASVPVILDGHVRKPWITWFIDCATKCICGVAITPQTPSRESILVALRDAILTEAPHNPYGGIPDRIRVDGGRDFLSRTVGQALGSLGTETHRAAAPPPRPESHRRSSQRRHQKNPLRRLPRLHRSPHPVRRQTRRPDQPLLHFEGFVALVLDWIRKRNTVHTMDKLDGKTPEQAWTDDLTPIFDVPAEDLHTLTLERAGKPLTINNSGVRWRKRDYIAEWMHGHAGEKVHLRHLLHHDHRVELYEPGTLRHLGPAFLTDQVTPAQRRALDRARRSEADRLRNALKKAERNRNARYEAVTEARPPRRLDALTQDEATEQLRELNATSQAFEPLPDFIPLPEPSDDLTMPLDHRPNQPEDEHPDDQTGLRT
- a CDS encoding ATP-binding protein, with amino-acid sequence MRPHNTVRLRFDASATKTEVYHAFWRALALPGKPLDNLAACKGDIRQALASQPHVLLIDEVQNINTSLMESARILWDEETNPLTVILVGSGNTRQRVLRHAPLHSRLYQAQQFRPLSLAEVFNNIPPYHAVWNDADQDLLAFTDDAGAHGYFRNWAKITFHAQEALKKNPELTMSKELIRWILGRLDTTTRHS